A DNA window from Allokutzneria albata contains the following coding sequences:
- a CDS encoding TetR/AcrR family transcriptional regulator has protein sequence MATARPRRVDYSESTRKALVDGAVVLFTERGYAGTSLDEVCKRARVTKGALYHHFSGKQGLFEAAFHAVEQDMLTRLSEIVSQPGDVWETSLEGLRAYLRVCLEPAYQRIVLHEGPVVMGYEAWRRAEERFSFGLVRTAVSGLIDSGLIGEAPEEPMARLLFGALAGGATMIAAAEDQKKASEEIGRCIESVVSGLRALKETGWPNCAVTTGQ, from the coding sequence ATGGCGACAGCGCGGCCGCGGCGGGTGGACTACTCGGAATCGACGAGGAAAGCCCTGGTGGACGGGGCTGTGGTGCTGTTCACCGAGCGCGGCTACGCGGGCACGTCGCTGGATGAGGTGTGCAAGCGGGCGCGGGTCACCAAGGGCGCGCTCTACCACCACTTCAGCGGGAAGCAGGGGCTGTTCGAAGCCGCCTTCCACGCGGTGGAGCAGGACATGCTGACCCGGCTGTCGGAGATCGTCTCGCAGCCCGGTGACGTGTGGGAGACCTCGCTGGAGGGCCTGCGCGCCTACCTGCGCGTCTGCCTGGAGCCCGCCTACCAGCGGATCGTGCTGCACGAGGGCCCGGTGGTGATGGGCTACGAGGCGTGGCGGCGGGCGGAGGAGCGGTTCAGCTTCGGGCTGGTGCGCACGGCGGTCAGCGGGTTGATCGACTCCGGGCTGATCGGCGAGGCACCGGAGGAGCCGATGGCGCGGCTGCTCTTCGGCGCGCTCGCGGGCGGCGCGACCATGATCGCGGCGGCCGAGGACCAGAAGAAGGCCAGCGAGGAGATCGGCCGCTGCATCGAGAGCGTGGTGTCGGGGCTGCGCGCGCTGAAGGAGACCGGCTGGCCGAACTGCGCGGTCACCACTGGGCAGTGA
- a CDS encoding LLM class F420-dependent oxidoreductase, which translates to MDFRIFTEPQQGATYDDLLRVARCAEDAGYGAFFRSDHYLKMGGVTGLPGPTDAWITLAGLARETSRIRLGTLMTAGTFRHPGPLAISVAQVDHMSGGRVEFGIGSGWFAEEHTAYGIPFPDVRERFDRYAEQLAVITGLWQTSEGETFSYRGEHYQLTDSPALPKPAQRPHPPVLIGGLGAKRTPKLAARYADEFNVPFADMDTAVAQFERVAAACAEKGRDPRSVVRSAALVACVAKDEARLAERAAAIGREVEELRRNGLAGSPTEVVDKLGQWRDKTGITRVYFQLMDLDDLDQVELIAAEVFPQF; encoded by the coding sequence GTGGACTTCCGGATCTTCACCGAGCCCCAGCAAGGGGCCACCTACGACGACCTGTTGCGCGTGGCTCGCTGTGCCGAGGACGCGGGGTACGGCGCGTTCTTCCGCTCCGACCACTACCTGAAGATGGGAGGGGTCACCGGGCTGCCCGGCCCGACCGACGCGTGGATCACGCTGGCCGGGCTGGCCCGCGAGACCTCGCGCATCCGCCTCGGCACCCTGATGACGGCGGGCACCTTCCGCCACCCCGGACCGCTGGCGATCTCCGTCGCGCAGGTCGACCACATGTCCGGCGGGCGGGTCGAGTTCGGCATCGGCTCCGGCTGGTTCGCCGAGGAGCACACCGCCTACGGCATCCCGTTCCCCGACGTGCGCGAGCGCTTCGACCGCTACGCCGAGCAGCTCGCGGTGATCACCGGCCTGTGGCAGACCTCGGAGGGGGAGACCTTCTCCTACCGGGGCGAGCACTACCAGCTGACCGATTCGCCCGCGCTGCCCAAGCCCGCCCAGCGCCCGCACCCGCCGGTGCTGATCGGCGGGCTCGGGGCGAAGCGCACGCCGAAGCTGGCCGCGCGCTACGCCGACGAGTTCAACGTGCCCTTCGCCGACATGGACACCGCGGTCGCCCAGTTCGAGCGCGTCGCGGCGGCCTGCGCGGAGAAGGGCCGCGACCCGCGCTCGGTGGTGCGCTCGGCCGCGCTGGTCGCCTGCGTCGCCAAGGACGAGGCCCGGCTCGCCGAACGCGCCGCCGCGATCGGCCGTGAGGTCGAGGAGCTGCGGCGCAACGGCCTCGCGGGCTCGCCCACCGAGGTGGTGGACAAGCTGGGGCAGTGGAGGGACAAGACCGGGATCACCCGCGTCTACTTCCAGCTGATGGACCTCGACGACCTCGACCAGGTCGAGCTGATCGCCGCCGAGGTGTTCCCCCAGTTCTAG
- a CDS encoding transglutaminase-like domain-containing protein, with translation MESPDMRRLTWSIHNHSDSPMTLMLARLPDTPRQSVASCTVDPAPHTTTDDAWLVSVPPGSRAGLRAEVLVHRPDPARATPELSEAERARYTASTALVPLSESIHAEALRLAGDRTEPEEIARAFFDELVGDRYRYTWPTGDLGAEAMLWDRSGDCGAYAFLFVAWCRAMGIPARTVFGTWATGRLQAHAWAEFHVAGTGWLPVDPSFGWLTAHQRWPAKSREAVEGSFGDLPGERIVFSHDAEFPLPDGLDLPAAPEAAAGGRNSKTSWDGTMLMAGRRVRWGAETLAGRVPYLQPAYPIYPDGNADARVTLGSWLVETPRTRLLAKIGYVLCALAALLLPFLARESANPVTSVLVVGAVVLFEVWLIASRRSVLIPAATLVGLLGFMTQNLLT, from the coding sequence ATGGAGAGCCCGGATATGCGCCGCCTGACCTGGTCCATCCACAACCACAGCGACTCGCCGATGACGCTGATGCTGGCGCGATTGCCCGACACGCCGAGGCAGTCCGTCGCCTCCTGCACCGTGGACCCCGCGCCGCACACCACCACCGACGACGCGTGGCTGGTGTCCGTCCCGCCCGGCAGCCGCGCCGGCCTCCGCGCCGAAGTCCTTGTGCACCGACCTGATCCGGCACGCGCGACGCCGGAGCTGTCCGAGGCCGAGCGCGCCAGGTACACCGCGTCCACCGCGCTCGTCCCGCTGTCGGAGTCCATCCACGCGGAGGCGCTGCGGCTCGCCGGGGACCGGACGGAACCGGAGGAGATCGCGCGCGCGTTCTTCGACGAGCTGGTCGGCGACCGGTACCGCTACACCTGGCCGACCGGCGATCTCGGCGCCGAGGCGATGCTCTGGGATAGGAGCGGGGACTGCGGCGCCTACGCGTTCCTCTTCGTCGCCTGGTGCCGGGCGATGGGCATTCCGGCGCGGACGGTCTTCGGCACCTGGGCGACGGGACGGCTCCAGGCGCACGCGTGGGCGGAGTTCCACGTCGCCGGGACCGGGTGGCTGCCGGTCGACCCGAGCTTCGGCTGGCTCACCGCGCACCAGCGCTGGCCCGCGAAGAGCCGGGAAGCCGTGGAGGGCAGCTTCGGCGATCTGCCCGGCGAGCGGATCGTCTTCAGCCACGACGCCGAGTTCCCCTTGCCGGACGGGCTGGACCTGCCCGCGGCACCGGAAGCCGCGGCCGGCGGCCGGAACAGCAAGACGAGCTGGGACGGCACGATGCTGATGGCCGGGCGGCGCGTGCGGTGGGGCGCGGAGACGCTGGCGGGCAGGGTTCCCTACCTCCAGCCCGCGTACCCGATCTACCCCGACGGCAACGCCGACGCGCGCGTCACGCTGGGCAGCTGGCTGGTCGAGACCCCGCGCACCCGGTTGCTCGCGAAGATCGGCTATGTGCTGTGCGCACTCGCCGCGCTGCTGTTGCCGTTCCTGGCGAGGGAATCGGCGAACCCGGTCACCTCGGTGCTCGTGGTCGGCGCGGTCGTGCTGTTCGAGGTCTGGCTGATCGCGTCGCGGCGGAGCGTGCTCATCCCCGCCGCGACGCTGGTCGGCCTGCTGGGCTTCATGACCCAGAACCTGCTGACCTAG
- a CDS encoding ArsR/SmtB family transcription factor — protein MTESTPGDLAARVAELELRVAALEGRAATEEPAREDGGGLLAYEGAVTLHQELSWKILCRPEPLLGLPDAPRTEVLAALGNPVRIAVLRLLVTDGPQPASALQAAAGLGSTGQLYHHLKALTGARIVEQDGRGSYRVRPQATVPALIMLAAASDIAGQLH, from the coding sequence ATGACCGAGAGCACGCCGGGCGACCTCGCCGCCAGGGTCGCCGAGCTGGAGCTCCGGGTCGCCGCGCTGGAGGGCCGCGCGGCGACCGAGGAGCCCGCACGGGAGGACGGCGGCGGGCTGCTGGCCTACGAGGGCGCGGTGACGCTGCACCAGGAGCTGTCCTGGAAGATCCTCTGCCGCCCCGAGCCGCTGCTGGGCCTTCCCGACGCGCCGCGCACCGAAGTCCTTGCCGCGCTGGGGAATCCGGTGCGCATCGCGGTGCTCCGGCTGCTCGTCACCGACGGGCCGCAGCCCGCGTCAGCGCTGCAGGCGGCGGCCGGGCTCGGCTCGACCGGGCAGCTCTACCACCACTTGAAGGCGCTCACCGGCGCCCGGATCGTGGAGCAGGACGGGCGCGGAAGTTACCGTGTGCGCCCTCAGGCCACGGTCCCCGCCCTGATCATGCTGGCCGCCGCGTCGGACATCGCCGGCCAGCTGCACTGA
- a CDS encoding serine hydrolase — protein sequence MLSRRHLLGAAALAVPASLALPALASAEPQAAPPKTPEAWVEWLRGNKDKVGVHLDNGVGGVVVHRQEVAQPLASAMKVVHLAAYATAVAERRLDPKRRVRIADWESYYLPNMDGGAHPAALKHLKIPLDPSGFYAADPQREVSLDDLALAMITFSDNAATDYLAVLLGEPELRRAAAVAGWAHADVRMISGEMLIALHGEDPKPVEVRKATGRKYAKRYAGDPQFRQWVIATLYPKLPGFDGLAPWAAGTWGSSAQDLAKLHRALATGNYRPAAAAPLARTHLERAFGPNPRPGFASFGFKGGSLSGGILTLAFGARRTDGTVSSGAVLFRGLTEAEFAEQRSLVDLVVNAAVDPAWQRRVAEALGTRPGMLGG from the coding sequence ATGCTCAGCAGAAGGCACCTGCTCGGCGCGGCGGCCCTGGCCGTGCCCGCGTCGCTGGCCCTGCCCGCACTCGCGTCGGCGGAACCCCAGGCGGCGCCGCCCAAGACGCCGGAAGCCTGGGTGGAGTGGTTGCGCGGCAACAAGGACAAGGTCGGCGTCCACCTCGACAACGGCGTGGGCGGGGTGGTGGTGCACCGCCAGGAGGTCGCGCAGCCGCTCGCGTCGGCGATGAAGGTGGTGCACCTGGCCGCCTACGCCACCGCGGTCGCGGAGCGGCGCCTCGACCCGAAGCGCCGCGTGCGCATCGCCGACTGGGAGTCCTACTACCTGCCGAACATGGACGGCGGGGCGCATCCGGCCGCGCTCAAGCACCTGAAGATCCCGCTGGACCCGAGCGGCTTCTACGCCGCCGACCCGCAGCGCGAGGTCAGCCTGGACGACCTGGCGCTCGCGATGATCACCTTCAGTGACAACGCGGCGACCGACTACCTCGCCGTGCTGCTCGGCGAGCCGGAGCTGCGCCGGGCCGCCGCCGTGGCGGGCTGGGCGCACGCCGACGTGCGGATGATCAGCGGCGAGATGCTCATCGCGCTCCACGGCGAGGACCCGAAGCCCGTCGAGGTCCGCAAAGCGACCGGCCGCAAGTACGCCAAGCGCTACGCTGGCGACCCTCAGTTCCGCCAGTGGGTCATCGCGACGCTCTACCCGAAGCTGCCCGGGTTCGACGGCCTCGCTCCGTGGGCCGCGGGCACGTGGGGGTCCTCCGCGCAGGACCTCGCCAAGCTGCACCGCGCGCTGGCCACCGGGAACTACCGCCCGGCCGCCGCCGCTCCGCTGGCCAGGACCCACCTGGAGCGCGCGTTCGGCCCGAACCCGAGGCCCGGTTTCGCGTCCTTCGGGTTCAAGGGCGGATCGCTGTCCGGCGGCATCCTGACCCTCGCCTTCGGCGCGCGCCGCACGGACGGCACGGTCAGCTCGGGCGCGGTGCTCTTCCGCGGGCTCACCGAGGCCGAGTTCGCCGAGCAGCGGTCGCTGGTCGACCTGGTGGTCAACGCCGCCGTCGATCCGGCGTGGCAGCGGAGGGTGGCCGAAGCGCTCGGGACGCGGCCAGGCATGCTCGGGGGATGA
- the lipB gene encoding lipoyl(octanoyl) transferase LipB yields MSRPDISCRVASTPVQVRHLGLIDYVEAWELQRELAEARANGTGPDQLLLLEHHSVYTAGKRTQPEDRPDDGTPVVEVDRGGKITWHGPGQLVGYPLIALAEPVDVVDYVRRLEQALIVVCQSFGLEVGRVEGRSGVWLAGDATRQERKIAAIGIRVQRGVTMHGFSLNCEPDTKAFDRIVPCGLTGVGVTSLSEEVGRRVTVAEALPLAERAVLAALEGEIQVSETNIARTGPTAPGITFALQN; encoded by the coding sequence GTGAGCCGTCCTGACATCTCTTGCCGCGTCGCGAGCACTCCGGTCCAGGTCCGCCACCTCGGGCTGATCGACTACGTCGAGGCGTGGGAGCTGCAACGCGAACTCGCCGAGGCGCGCGCCAACGGCACCGGCCCGGACCAGCTGCTGCTGCTGGAGCACCACTCCGTCTACACGGCGGGCAAGCGCACGCAGCCGGAGGACCGCCCGGACGACGGCACCCCCGTCGTCGAGGTCGACCGCGGCGGCAAGATCACCTGGCACGGGCCGGGGCAGCTGGTCGGCTACCCGCTGATCGCGCTGGCCGAGCCGGTGGACGTGGTCGACTACGTGCGGCGGCTGGAGCAGGCGCTGATCGTGGTCTGCCAGTCCTTCGGGCTGGAGGTCGGCCGCGTCGAGGGCCGCAGCGGCGTCTGGCTGGCCGGGGACGCCACCCGCCAGGAGCGCAAGATCGCCGCGATCGGCATCCGGGTGCAGCGCGGCGTGACCATGCACGGCTTCTCGCTCAACTGCGAGCCGGACACCAAGGCGTTCGACCGGATCGTGCCCTGCGGACTGACCGGCGTCGGCGTGACCTCGCTGTCGGAGGAGGTCGGCCGCCGGGTCACCGTCGCCGAGGCCCTGCCGCTGGCCGAGCGCGCCGTGCTGGCCGCCCTCGAAGGCGAGATCCAGGTCAGCGAGACCAACATCGCCCGGACCGGGCCCACCGCCCCCGGCATCACCTTCGCTCTGCAGAACTAG
- a CDS encoding phosphatase PAP2 family protein, with the protein MRAPSRPLLATIGGALFATCLVLGTLVSNNPPTIDVWFVEAFRGEHDQLLGQIIKPITDVFGPALALTLMVTLVFGFGYYTGLGDDVRAGVMVRAALVLGLSWAVVQLKGVFVRTRPRVFPGESFPSGHVTAVTAVTVTVVVLIVWSGRELARWVPGALAFVVLLAASCRVMLGVHYLTDVVGGFVGALGVGLLVSAAVWPPDKGVLSSREPS; encoded by the coding sequence TTGAGGGCTCCGTCCCGGCCGCTGCTCGCGACGATCGGGGGCGCACTCTTCGCGACCTGCCTCGTCCTGGGCACGCTGGTCAGCAACAACCCGCCCACGATCGACGTCTGGTTCGTCGAGGCGTTCCGCGGCGAGCACGACCAGCTGCTCGGCCAGATCATCAAGCCGATCACCGACGTCTTCGGGCCCGCTCTGGCGTTGACGCTGATGGTGACCCTGGTCTTCGGCTTCGGCTACTACACGGGCCTCGGCGACGACGTCCGCGCAGGCGTCATGGTCCGCGCCGCGCTCGTGCTCGGGCTCTCGTGGGCGGTCGTGCAGCTCAAGGGCGTCTTCGTGCGGACACGACCACGCGTGTTCCCCGGTGAGAGCTTCCCCAGCGGTCACGTCACGGCCGTCACCGCGGTCACCGTCACCGTGGTCGTGCTGATCGTGTGGAGCGGCCGCGAACTCGCGCGGTGGGTACCGGGAGCGCTCGCGTTCGTGGTGCTGCTGGCCGCGTCCTGCCGCGTGATGCTCGGCGTGCACTACCTGACCGACGTGGTCGGTGGTTTCGTCGGCGCCCTGGGTGTCGGGCTGCTCGTCTCGGCCGCGGTTTGGCCTCCCGACAAGGGAGTACTGTCGAGCCGTGAGCCGTCCTGA
- a CDS encoding TIGR01777 family oxidoreductase, with protein MRVVIAGSSGLIGSALIPVLRQAGHEVLRLVRRRPAAPDERGWDPYAGKLDERALDGADAVVNLCGAGIGERRWTEERKQTLLTSRVAPTRLLAEAVAERKVPTLVNGSAVGFYGDTGSRVVDETATAGEGFLADLCEQWEHTAERAQVGGTRVVMLRTGLVLSPSGGLLGQLRPLFSMMLGGRLGSGRQYMPWISLDDEVGAIRFVLENEAVSGPVNLTGPIPATNAEFTAAFGKALGRPAPWVVPGFALRLVLGGFADEGALIGQRAVPAVLERTGYEFQHPTLEAALDAAEDR; from the coding sequence ATGCGCGTTGTGATCGCCGGTTCGTCCGGCCTGATCGGCTCGGCCCTCATCCCGGTGCTGCGGCAGGCCGGGCACGAGGTGCTGCGCCTGGTTCGCCGTAGGCCCGCCGCCCCCGACGAGCGGGGGTGGGACCCCTACGCGGGCAAGCTGGACGAGCGCGCGCTGGACGGTGCCGACGCCGTGGTGAACCTCTGCGGTGCGGGTATCGGCGAGCGGCGATGGACCGAGGAGCGCAAGCAGACCCTGCTCACCAGCCGCGTCGCGCCGACCCGGTTGCTGGCCGAGGCCGTCGCGGAGCGCAAGGTGCCGACGCTGGTCAACGGCTCCGCCGTGGGGTTCTACGGGGACACCGGGTCTCGGGTGGTCGACGAGACCGCGACCGCCGGCGAGGGCTTCCTCGCCGACCTGTGCGAGCAGTGGGAGCACACCGCGGAGCGGGCGCAGGTCGGTGGGACGCGGGTGGTGATGCTGCGCACCGGCCTGGTGCTCTCCCCCTCCGGCGGCCTGCTCGGCCAGCTGCGGCCGCTGTTCTCGATGATGCTCGGCGGGCGGCTCGGCTCCGGCCGGCAGTACATGCCGTGGATCTCCCTGGACGACGAGGTCGGCGCGATCCGGTTCGTGCTGGAGAACGAGGCGGTCAGCGGCCCGGTCAACCTCACCGGCCCGATCCCGGCGACCAACGCGGAGTTCACCGCCGCGTTCGGCAAGGCGCTCGGACGGCCCGCGCCGTGGGTGGTGCCCGGGTTCGCGCTGCGGCTGGTTCTGGGCGGTTTCGCCGACGAGGGCGCGCTGATCGGCCAGCGCGCCGTGCCCGCGGTCCTGGAGCGCACGGGCTACGAGTTCCAGCACCCGACGCTCGAGGCCGCGCTCGACGCCGCGGAGGACCGTTGA
- the sucB gene encoding 2-oxoglutarate dehydrogenase, E2 component, dihydrolipoamide succinyltransferase, translating to MAFSVQMPALGESVTEGTVTRWLKQEGDRVEVDEPLLEVSTDKVDTEIPSPAAGVLQRIVVAEDETVDVGAELAVIGDGDGGGSAEPAPAPQAAAPEPQPEPEPAPQARQESAPAPSSGGGGGSAEGTDVTMPALGESVTEGTVTRWLKQVGDSVAADEPLLEVSTDKVDTEIPSPAAGTLLEIVVGEDETVDVGAKLAVIGSADAKPAASAPAPAPAPAAPAPAPAPKAEEPKPAPAAPATAPAPAAEQPSTNGDASGSPYVTPLVRKLAAEHRIDLNTLKGTGVGGRIRKQDVLAAVEEAKAAKAAPAPAPAAAQKAAPAPSAQPSPQAQALRGKTEKLSRPRQVIARRMRESLQSTAQLTTVVEVDVTKIARLRQRAKAQFEAREGVKLSFLPFFAKAAVEALKQHPVLNASINEEAKEVTYHAEENLVIAVDTEKGLMVPVIHNAGDLNLAGLARKIADLAERTRTNKITPDELGGGTFTLTNTGSRGALFDTPIFTPPQVGILGTGAVVKRAVVVTDESGGDTIAIRSMVYLALSYDHRLVDGADAARFLTTIKQRLEEGAFEADLGL from the coding sequence ATGGCCTTCTCAGTCCAGATGCCGGCCCTGGGGGAAAGTGTCACCGAAGGCACCGTCACCCGGTGGTTGAAGCAGGAGGGCGACCGGGTTGAGGTGGACGAGCCGTTGCTCGAAGTGTCCACCGACAAGGTCGACACCGAGATCCCCTCGCCCGCGGCGGGCGTGCTTCAGCGCATCGTCGTCGCCGAGGACGAGACCGTGGACGTGGGCGCCGAGCTCGCGGTGATCGGGGACGGCGACGGCGGCGGTTCCGCCGAGCCCGCCCCGGCCCCGCAGGCCGCTGCCCCCGAACCGCAGCCCGAGCCGGAGCCCGCCCCGCAGGCGCGGCAGGAGTCCGCTCCTGCCCCGTCCTCCGGCGGTGGCGGCGGTTCCGCCGAGGGCACCGACGTGACCATGCCCGCGCTGGGCGAGAGCGTCACCGAGGGCACCGTCACCCGGTGGCTCAAGCAGGTCGGCGACTCGGTTGCGGCCGACGAGCCGCTGCTGGAGGTCTCCACCGACAAGGTCGACACCGAGATCCCCTCGCCCGCCGCGGGGACCCTGCTGGAGATCGTCGTCGGCGAGGACGAGACCGTGGACGTGGGCGCCAAGCTCGCGGTGATCGGCAGCGCGGACGCCAAGCCCGCCGCCTCGGCTCCGGCCCCCGCGCCCGCCCCGGCGGCTCCGGCTCCGGCGCCGGCCCCCAAGGCCGAGGAGCCCAAGCCCGCCCCCGCGGCGCCCGCTACGGCTCCGGCCCCGGCGGCCGAGCAGCCCAGCACCAACGGTGACGCGAGCGGTTCGCCGTACGTCACGCCGCTGGTGCGCAAGCTGGCCGCGGAGCACCGGATCGACCTCAACACCCTGAAGGGCACCGGGGTCGGCGGCCGCATCCGCAAGCAGGACGTGCTGGCCGCGGTCGAGGAGGCCAAGGCGGCGAAGGCGGCTCCGGCCCCCGCGCCCGCCGCCGCCCAGAAGGCCGCCCCCGCCCCGTCCGCCCAGCCGTCGCCGCAGGCCCAGGCGCTGCGCGGGAAGACGGAGAAGCTCTCCCGCCCGCGCCAGGTCATCGCCCGCCGGATGCGGGAGTCGCTGCAGAGCACCGCGCAGCTGACCACCGTGGTCGAGGTGGACGTCACCAAGATCGCGCGGCTGCGCCAGCGGGCGAAGGCCCAGTTCGAGGCCCGTGAGGGCGTCAAGCTGTCCTTCCTGCCGTTCTTCGCCAAGGCGGCGGTCGAGGCGCTCAAGCAGCACCCGGTGCTCAACGCCTCGATCAACGAGGAGGCGAAGGAGGTCACCTACCACGCGGAGGAGAACCTCGTCATCGCCGTGGACACCGAGAAGGGCCTGATGGTCCCGGTGATCCACAACGCCGGGGACCTGAACCTCGCGGGCCTGGCGCGCAAGATCGCCGACCTCGCGGAGCGGACCAGGACGAACAAGATCACCCCGGACGAGCTGGGCGGCGGCACCTTCACGCTGACCAACACCGGCAGCAGGGGCGCGCTGTTCGACACGCCGATCTTCACCCCGCCGCAGGTGGGCATCCTGGGCACCGGCGCGGTCGTCAAGCGCGCGGTCGTGGTGACCGACGAGTCGGGCGGCGACACCATCGCCATCCGCTCCATGGTCTACCTGGCCCTGTCCTACGACCACCGCCTGGTCGACGGTGCGGACGCCGCGCGCTTCCTCACCACGATCAAGCAGCGCTTGGAGGAAGGCGCGTTCGAGGCCGACCTCGGCCTCTGA
- the lpdA gene encoding dihydrolipoyl dehydrogenase: MTDTSADLVILGGGSGGYACAFRAAELGLSVVLVEKDKLGGTCLHRGCIPTKALLHAAEVADNAREGDQFGVKSSLAGIDMAGVNSYKDGIIGGLYKGLQGLAKANKVTLVEGAGTFVGPNTVEVNGQRYTGKNVVLATGSYAKSLPGLEIGGRIITSDQALNLDYVPQKVVVLGGGVIGVEFASVWRSFGAEVTIIEALPRLVPSEDEWASKQLERAFRKRGITFKTGVRFSGATQTDTGVQVSLESGESLDADLLLVAVGRGPNSAGHGYEEAGVRMERGFVLTDERLRTNLPGVYAVGDLVPGLQLAHRGFQQGIFIAEDIAGLDPRVIDEAGIPRVTYCKPEVASVGLTEAAAKEKYGSVETYLYNLAGNGKSQILKTAGGVKLVKAPEGPVVGITLVGERVGELIGEAQLIYSWEAFPEDVAPLIHAHPTQNEALGEAFLALAGKPLHVHG, translated from the coding sequence GTGACCGACACCTCCGCCGACCTCGTGATCCTCGGCGGCGGCTCGGGCGGCTATGCCTGCGCGTTCCGCGCGGCCGAGCTCGGCCTGTCCGTCGTTCTGGTGGAGAAGGACAAGCTCGGGGGAACCTGCCTGCACCGCGGCTGCATCCCGACCAAGGCCCTGCTGCACGCGGCCGAGGTGGCCGACAACGCGCGCGAGGGTGACCAGTTCGGCGTGAAGAGCTCGCTCGCGGGCATCGACATGGCCGGGGTCAACTCGTACAAGGACGGCATCATCGGCGGCCTGTACAAGGGCCTGCAGGGCCTGGCCAAGGCCAACAAGGTCACCCTGGTCGAGGGCGCGGGCACCTTCGTCGGCCCGAACACCGTCGAGGTCAACGGCCAGCGCTACACCGGCAAGAACGTGGTGCTCGCGACCGGCTCCTACGCCAAGAGCCTGCCCGGTCTGGAGATCGGCGGCCGGATCATCACCAGCGACCAGGCGCTCAACCTCGACTACGTGCCGCAGAAGGTCGTCGTGCTCGGCGGCGGCGTGATCGGCGTGGAGTTCGCCAGCGTGTGGCGCTCCTTCGGCGCCGAGGTCACCATCATCGAGGCGCTGCCCCGGCTGGTCCCGTCCGAGGACGAGTGGGCCTCCAAGCAGCTGGAGCGGGCCTTCCGCAAGCGCGGCATCACCTTCAAGACCGGCGTCCGGTTCAGCGGCGCCACCCAGACCGACACCGGCGTCCAGGTCAGCCTGGAGTCCGGCGAGTCCCTCGATGCCGACCTGCTGCTCGTCGCCGTCGGTCGCGGCCCCAACAGCGCGGGCCACGGCTACGAGGAGGCGGGCGTGCGGATGGAGCGCGGCTTCGTCCTCACCGACGAGCGCCTGCGCACCAACCTGCCCGGCGTCTACGCCGTCGGCGACCTGGTGCCCGGCCTGCAGCTGGCGCACCGGGGCTTCCAGCAGGGCATCTTCATCGCCGAGGACATCGCGGGCCTGGACCCGAGGGTCATCGACGAGGCGGGCATCCCGCGGGTGACCTACTGCAAGCCCGAGGTCGCCTCGGTGGGCCTGACCGAGGCCGCCGCCAAGGAGAAGTACGGCTCGGTCGAGACCTACCTCTACAACCTGGCGGGCAACGGCAAGAGCCAGATCCTCAAGACCGCGGGCGGCGTCAAGCTGGTCAAGGCCCCCGAGGGTCCCGTTGTCGGCATCACCCTCGTCGGCGAGCGCGTGGGCGAGCTCATCGGTGAGGCGCAGCTGATCTACAGCTGGGAGGCGTTCCCCGAGGACGTCGCCCCGCTCATCCACGCCCACCCGACCCAGAACGAAGCCCTGGGCGAGGCGTTCCTCGCCCTGGCCGGCAAGCCGCTGCACGTGCACGGCTGA